A stretch of DNA from Pseudonocardia hierapolitana:
CGTGCGAGCCCGTCCGGTTGGGGTGCGCGGCAACTAGCGTGTGGTTGCGCGGCGAGGGAGGGGTCGGGACCACAGGATAGTTGCGTGGGCACCCGGCGGTGACGGTCTCGTCGTGAACCGCCGTGCCCTCCAGTCGGGGACGGCCGTCAACGCGACCACGTCATTCGGTAGTGATGCCAACCGGACCAACAGGTCGAGGTGACGGAGCGGCGGACGGAATCGTCAGCGCACCGGGCCTGAAGCGGGGAGCGATTGCCTGCGTGCCCGAGTCGGGAACGGCGCGCCCACCGGCATGATCACCAGTTGGGCGCATGTCAATCGGGTCCTACGGCGGTGATCAAGGGCAAATGGTCGCTCTCGAAGATCGTTTGACAACCATCTCCCCTTGATCGCTGAAGGTTCCTCGCGTCGATCAGGCAACAGCCTCTATCCGTCGAAAATGCTCTGATCGGGCGGCTCGGCCATGATCGGGGCGAGGCCGGTGCCCGGAGCGATCTCCTCCGCCTCCCACCCCCGGCGGAACAGCACCGCGTCCCGGCCGTGCAGCACCGTCCCCCCCCCGCTCGCTCGCAGCCAGGCGCCCTCGCGCAGCCCCAGCACCGGCACGTCTCAGGCAACGCCACGCGACCCGATGAAGAGGCGAGCCGATCCCGGTGATGGCGCGCCTTGCGAGATCACCCCAGATCGCGGTGAGCGATGACGTTCGTGATGTGGACCCGCGCGACCGCGAAGCCGGCCGACGCGAGGGAGCGGGAGAACTCCTCCGGGTCTTGCGAGGGCATGTATCGCCTTCCGATGGCCATGCCCACCCGCAAGAAGTCGTCCGGGTCGTCGGACAGCGCCGCCTCCCCTTCCAGCATGGCGAACCGGTACGGATGGGCATCGTCACTGACGGACACGGCCACGCGGCCGTCGCGGGCGATGGACCTGCCCTTCACGCTTCCGGGATGCGTCGTGAAGATCAACTGGTCACCCTCGATGATGAAGCAGATCGGGGTGACGTGCGGGAGCCCGTTCGATCGGCAGATCGCCGCGTTGCCGAGACGGGATCCCTCGGTCACGAACTCGCGCCATTCGTCGTCCGACATGACGGTCACGGGTGGTTCCTCCTCGTCGACTCCGCGTACCGCTCGAAGAGGTCCGCCAGTTCCTTCGGCCGGCTCAGGGCGGGGCAGTGACCGCTGGCGATCTCGTCGGGGACGATGCCCAGGCGCTCGTGCGCCAACCGGCGGAACAGGTCGGGCGGGAAGAAGCGGTCCGCTGTGCCGAGCACGAACCTCGTCGGCACGTCCGGCCACGCCTCCAGCGGCCACGGGGCAGCCGTCGAGGCCGGTGACGGGTGCGCGCGCTCCCGCGCGAGCGCCTCGTCGGCCAGCTCTCGCGGTACGTCGTGGTAGAAGCTCACGTACGGATCGGGGCTGCCGGTCAGCCCGCCGTCGCGCGCGGCCTGTTCCTCGACCGCGCTCCGGTAGCCGGAGTTGCGCCACCAGTCGTCCGGTGGCTCACCGGGGGCCGGGATCATGCCTGCGACCAGGACCAGCACGTCGACCGGGAGCCGATCGGCAACCAGAGGTGCGGTGAACGCACCGAACGACTGACCGACGACGACGAGGTCCCGCTTCCCGTCGACGGCGTCGACCACCGAGTCGGCGTAGTCGGTCAAGGTCGCTGATTCGTCATCGCCGGGAAGGTCGGGGGCCACCACGTCGTGCCCGCGCGCACGGAGCTCGGCCTCCACGAGGTGCCAGTACCAGCCCGAGTCTCCCGCGCCGTGGATCAACACGAACGTTGTCATGGCATCCACGCTAGAGACATTGAGCATCATGTAAAGCGATAGTTCCCGATCGATTCGATCGGAATCCTCTATGTTCCTAAGGAGGGCACGTTCGGCCGGGCGGCCGCCCGGCTCGGCTACACCCAGTCGACGGTGAGCCAGCAGGTCGCAACGCTGGAGCGGACTGTGGGCGGCGCGCTCTTCGACCGCCCCGGCGGACCCATGCCGGTCCGGACCACGCCGCTGGGCGCCGTCGTCCTCGAGCACGGGCGCGACCTGCTGGCGAAGGCGGAGCAGCTCGCCGACGCCGTCGACCGGTTCAAGGCGGGCGACGGCCGTATTCCACCCGGGCTGCCACGGCCGCCCGCAGCGCCTTCTTGTCGATCTTGCCGACCTTGGTGGTGGGCAGCTCGTCGACCAGCTCCAGGCGCTCGGGCAGCTTGAACCTCGCGACGCCCGCGGCGTCCATGGCGTCCCGCACCTCGTCGAGGGTGACGGCGGCACCGGGGCGCGGCACGACGAAGACGCAGACCCGCTCCCCCAGGACCGCATCGGGCATCGCGACCGCCGCGACCTGGCTGACGGCGGGGAGCTGGTAGACGAGGTTCTCCACCTCCTCGGCCGAGATCTTCTCGCCGCCGCGGTTGATCATGTCCTTGTCCCGGCCCTCGACGATCAGGTAGCCATCGGGAGTACGGCGGCAGATGTCGCCGGAGCGGTACCAGCCGTCGGCGGTGAACGCGCGGGCGTTCTGCTCCGGGGCGCGGTAGTAGCCGCGCGGGGTGTACGGGCCGCGGGTGAGCAGTGATCCCGGCTCGCCGTCGGGCACGTCCTCGTCGAGCTCGTCGACCAGCCGCACCTCGTCGTCCGGGGACAGCGGCCGGCCCTGGGTGGTGCAGATGATCTCCTCGGGGTCGTCGAGGCGGGTGTAGTTGAGCAGGCCCTCTGCCATGCCGAACACCTGCTGCAGGGTCGCGCCGAGCACCGGGCGCACCCGGCGGGCCAGCTCGTCGGCGAGCCGCGCGCCGCCGACCTGCAGCACCCGCAGCGATGCGAGGGGCCCGTGCTCGGCGGCGTGCTCCAGCCAGCGGCCGGCCACCGCCGGCACGACCGCGGTGTGCGTGACGCCCTCGGCCGCGATCGTCGCGAACGCCCGCACCGGCTCGGGCGACGGCAGCATGACGACCCGGCCGCCGGACAGCAGTGTGCCGAGGATCCCGGGGCAGGCCAGCGGGAAGTTGTGGCCCGCAGGCAGGCTCACCAGGTACACCGTCCCGGCGTCGAAACCGCACACCTGCGCGCTGGCCAGCGCGTTGTAGGCGTAGTCGTCGTGGGTGCGCGCGATCAGCTTCGGCAGCCCGGTGGTGCCGCCGGAGAGCAGGAACACCGCCACGTCCCGGCTGTCCGGGTGCGGGCCCGACCAGCCGGGCCCCGGCGCACCGAGGGCGCGCAGATCGTGGTGGCCCGCGGCGATCTCGTCGCCCGCCACGAGCACGTGCCGCAGCGCCGGCACCTCGGCGACGAGCTGCGCGGCGAGCGACTGGTGGTCGAAGTCCCGCAGCCGGTCCGGCACCGCGATCGCGGCCGCCTCGGCGTGGCCGGCGAGGTGGGCCAGCTCCGCGCGCCGGTGCGCAGGCAGCGCCATCACCGGCACGATCCCCGCGCGCAGGCAGGCCAGCGTGAGGACGACGAACTCCCAGGTGTTGGGCAGCTGCACGACGATCCGGTCGCCCGGCCCGAGACCCAGCCCGACCAGGCGGGCGGCCATCGCGTCGGCGCGATCGGCCAGCCCGGCGTGGGTGAGGCGCAGCCCGCCGTCGACGAGCGCGACGGAGTCGGGGCGGCTCTCGGCCGCCTCGCGCAGCAGCTCGCCGAGCGCCCTGCCCTGCCAGAAGCCCGCCGCGACGTACCGCCGCGCGAACTCCTCCGGCCACGGGACGACACCGTCACGGACCATCGCGGACCTCCGTGTCTGCGGTGACCACGGCATCGGCCCGGCCGGAGAGGACGACCGTCAGTGCGTCCGCCTCCCCGTCCACCAGGACCGCTGTGCGGCCGTGCACCAGGCGGATCTCCTCGCAGACCAGGGTGCGGGTGAACGCCGCACCGCCGTGGACCGCGACCAGCGCCGCCCCACCGTCGATCACCTCGCGCACCCGGGCCCTTGCCGCCGGCAGCCCGGACTCGTCGGCCGGCGCCTCCACGTGCGCGGCCCCGGCCGGGACCTCGGTCAGCAGCCGACCGGGGAACGTCGTGCCACCGGCGGCCAGTGGCGTGTCCAAGGGTTCGGCGCCGTACCGCTGCACCCACGCCCAGTGGGTGGAGGCGACGAACCCGGGGTCGCGGCGCGCGAGCCGGGCGTCGGTGATGCTGCGGGAGAGGAAGTGGTAGGCGAACTGCCAGGGCTCGAACGCGTCGTGGTAGCGCCCGAAGTGCTCCCACCAGGACAGCGACGGGCGCGCCGAGCCCTGGACCGCATCGACCGACGGCCGTGCCGCGGCCTCGTACGCGGCGAGCGCGGCCGGCAGGTCGCCGGTGTGGGTGGTGAGGGCCTGCGCGAGCGCGACCGCGTCCTCCATCGCCATCTTGGTGCCCGAGCCGACGGAGAAGTGCGCGGTGTGCGCGGCGTCGCCGAGCAGCGCCACCGGGCGGGGTTCGAGGGTGGTCCAGCGGGCGGTGCGGCGGGTGCGGAAGTTGCCCCACCGCGAGTTGTTGACCAGCAGCTTGTGGCCCTCGATCTGCTCGGCGAACACCTCTTCCAGGTACGCGCGGGTCTTCTCGTCGCTCGGCCCCGGCGGCTGCGACACGTCGAACTCGTCGAGACCCGCCGCCCGCCAGGACGCCTCGTCGGTCTCCACGATGAAGGTCGAGACGTCCGCGCCGGCCGCTGTTGATGTGATCGGGTAGCCGTGCACGGCGAAGACGCCGTGCGGTCCGCGCTCGTGGACGAACGTGAGCCCGTCGAACTGGTAGTCGGTGCCGAACCAGATGAACTTCGCCGTGGCGGTGTCGACCGTCGAGCCGAACGCGGGCTCGAGCGCGGTGCGCAGCTGCGAGCCGGTGCCGTCGGCGGCCACGACGAGGTCGTACCCGTCGAGGTCGGCGAGGGCCACCTCGGTGGAGAACCTCAGGTCGGCGCCGAGCCCGCGGGCGCGGTCCTGGAGCAGCCCGAGCAGCGTGCGCCGCACGATCGCGGCCATGCCGTTGCCACCGCAGCGGATCCGCTCCCCCTTGAGCCGCACCTCGATGGCGTCCCAGTGCCTGCCGCGGGAGTCGAGCGCCTCCCGCAGCACGGGGTCTGCCTCGACGATCCCGGCGAGGGTGCGGTCGGAGAACACCACGCCGAACCCGAAGGTGTCGTCGGCGCGGTTGCGCTCGAACACGGTGACCTCGATGGACGGGTCCCGCTTCCGGATCAGCGCGGCCAGGAACAGCCCGCCCGGTCCCCCACCCGCGACGGCGACGCGCATCAGGACACGCACCTCCGGGACGAGTGGCCACCCTCGTCGGTGGCGCGCGCCGAACACTACAACCGTTCGCCGACGGACGTCCATGTATCGTCACCCTTCGCGGATCACGAGGCCTGCGCGAGCTCCCCCAGCACCCCGTCGACGAACACCTCGGCCGGTGCGCGCAGCAGCCCGTGGGCCTCGAGGAACACCTCGTGGGCCGCCCGGCCCGACCAGCCCTCGGGAAGCAGCTCCGGCGGGAGGTCCGGGTCGCGGAACGGGAAGCGCCGGTAATCGTGCACCAGCTGCATCCGCGCGACCAGCGCCTCCCGGCCCGGGAGGCCGCGGCGGTAGGCACCGAGCCGGGGCCGGTACGCGTCCAGCAGCACGGCGTAGTCGCGGTCGAGCCCGGCGAGGTCCCACGCGCGGCTCGCCATGTCGCGGTCGGCGGCCGGCCCTTCCGAGCGGGACCGGAGGATGTCCAGCCGCACAGAGGCGTGCCCGGCCAGGTGGGTGCGGACGCCGGCCGTTCGGTCGTGCGAGCTGATCCACACCGACGGCGCGAGCGGCCCGAACCCCAGCCACGCCAGCTGCTTGCGCAGGCCTTCACGCAGCGCGCGCTCGGTCTCGGGCACCTGGTAGATCACCGTGTGCCACTGCCCGTCCCACGGCCCGGTGGTGCGATCGAAGATCCGCGAGCGGCCCTCGTCGAGCAGCCGCCACGCCGTGTCGGTGAGGACGTAGACGGTCTCGCGCCCGTCGCGGCGGCTGTCGAGCCAGCCCTCCTTGCGGAGCCGGGCGGCCACCACCCGCACCGTGGGCTCCGGCACGTCGAAGCAGGCCATCAGCGCCGCGAGCGCCCGCAGCCGGACCTCGCCGCCCCGGAAGCGCAGGTAGTCGCCGAACAGGTCGAACACGAGCGAACGCGCCTTCACGCAGGTGAGCATATTCGCAACAGCACACAGACGGTCGTCACGGGGATGTCGAGGACCGGGCGGAACGCGTGCCACCGCGCGGAAACGGTGCGCAACCGCGCCGCAACGCCGAGCTGATCAGGGAAACACGAACTCGTTCCGAACGTCACCACGGCGACACGCACGCGCCCGACTCTCTTCCTCATGACCTCGCGCAGCCCCGGCCGGGTACACGACGCGCACCGCCACATCGGCGTGCTGCCGGCGCACCCGTTCTACGGCGGGCCGCCGGTCAACCCGGACACCACGGCGCGGGCGACGATCGACGAGCTCCTCGCCGACCTGGACCGCGAGGGCGTCGAGCGCGCACTGGTGCTGCCCAACTACGGCGTGCCGGACCCGGGCACGTCGTTCGCGCTGAACGACCTCGTCATCGAGGCCGCGCAGCGGGACGACCGCATCCTCGCGGGGCTGTGGACGTCGCCCCGCCCGCAGGACGCCGCCGCCACCGCGAAGGCGCTCGCCCTCGCCGCTGAGCCGGGCGTGGCCGTGCTGAAGCTGTCGTTCCTGCTCGGCGGCCGGGCGGGCGACGAGACCTGCCGCCCGCAGCTGGACGCGATCTTCGCGGCCGCCCGCGCGCACGGGCTCGTCGTGCACGTGCACACCAGCCCCGGCGCCGCGAGCGACGTCGACGAGATCGGGCTGCTGGTCGACCGGTACGCCGACGACGTGCCGCTGCACCTGGTGCACCTCGGCGGCGGGATGAGCGGGCACATCAAGCTCATCGGTCACCGGTTCTTCGACTGGATCGCCGCGGGCAAGCGCGTCTACACCGACACGAGCTGGGCGATCGGGTTCGCCCCGCGCTGGCTCGCGGCCGAGATCGAGCGCCGCGGCATCGGCGCCGACCGCGTGCTCTTCGCCTCCGACCAGCCGTGGGGCGACTTCGCCGGGGAGCACGCGCGGCTCGCCGCCGCCACCGGTGACGGCGAGCTCGCCGAGCTCGCCTTCTCCCGCAACTTCGAGGCCCTCCACGGCCTCGGCTGACCCCATCCACCGAGAGGAACCGTCATGACCCAGACCGCCCCCGCCACCACCGGAACGCCGCTGATCTCCGACGAGGAGCTCAAGGCCAACCAGCTGGCCAGCCTGAACGAGATCCCCCACCCCTCGCTGCCCGCAGGCAGCAGCCTCTACGGCTCCACCAAGATCTTCCCGGACTACCAGGCGGGCGAGGGCGAGTGCTACTTCACGCTGGTGCACGGCATCGCACACGAGTCGTCGGTGAGCTTCGTGGCGATCCTGCAGGCGCTGCGCGCCCTGCGGAAGGGCTTCGAGTCGGTGCTGTACTTCTACGGCCCCGCCGCGATGAACGCGATGGCCACCCGCGGCTTCCCGACCACCGGCGAGTCGGCCTTCCCCGGTGAGCACAACATCAACACCCAGATCGAGCGGTTCATCGCCGAGGGCGGCACTGTCTACGTCTGCCGGTTCGGGCTGTCGCTGCACGGCCTGCGCGAGGAGGACCTGATCGCCGGGTGCATCCCGTGCCACCCGCTCGACGTCCAGGACGCGCTGATCCACTACGCGCGCAAGGGCGCCATCATCAACTCCACCTACAACCTCTGAGCCGGCCGTGACGGGCATCCCCACGCGGCCGTCCACGCGGGTGGACGTCGCGATCCTGGGCGTCCGGGTCGACGCCCCCGTCTCGCGGCGCGCCGGCGCGGGCCCGAGCGACGACGGCCACGTGGTGCTCGCCGGCCGGGCCACGGCGCTGCCGATCAACCCGGCGAGCCCGTACACGATCAGCGGGGGCCGGCTGCTGCTCGACGGGGCGGACCTCGGCCTCGACGCCGAGCCGGTGCGGCGGCCGCGGTTCTACGACCTCGCCACCGCCGACGGGGTGCCCTACGAGAGGCTCGCCCGCCTGCACGGGCGCGACGTCCTCGCCACCACGGTCGTGCAGACCTGCATCCGGTACGCCGAGGACCAGCGGTGCCGGTTCTGCGCGATCGAGGCGTCGCTCGAGGCGGGCTCCACCACGGCGGTGAAGAGCCCTGCGCAGCTCGCCGAGGTGGCGGAGGCCGCGGTCCGGCTCGACGGCGTGGGGCAGATGGTGATGACCACCGGAACGACGAACGGCCGCGACCGCGGTGCCCGCCACCTCGCCCGGTGCGTCCGCGCGGTGCTGGACGCGGTGCCGGGTCTGCCGATCCAGGTGCAGTGCGAGCCACCGGCCCCGGACGATCTCGCGGCGATCCGCGAGCTGCACGACGCCGGGGCGACCGCCATCGGCATCCACGTCGAGTCGCTGGACGACACCGTGCGGCGGCGGTGGATGCCCGGCAAGGCCACCGTCCCGCTCCCGCAGTACGAGGCCGCGTGGGACGAGGCCGTGCGGGTGTTCGGCGCCAACCGGGTGTCGACCTACCTGCTCGTCGGTCTCGGCGAGGACCCGGACGACCTCGTGCACGGCGCGCTGCGGCTCGCCGACCGCGGCGTCTACCCGTTCGTGGTGCCCTACCGGCCGCTCGCGGGCACCCTGGCCGCCGCCGACGGCGCCGGCCCGCCCGACCCGCTCGTGCTGGAGGACGTCACCCGGCGGGTGGCGGCCGGCCTGCGGGCCCGCGGCATGTACGGCGCGGACCAGGGCGCGGGCTGCGCGGCCTGCGGAGCGTGCAGCGCGTTGCAGGCGGCCGGGGCATGAGCGGCGATCCGCTGACGCGGAACGTGCTGCTCGTCGACCACCGCGCGGCCGAGCCGGCCGCGAGCTGGCGGATCGAGGAGGCCGACGGCCCGGGCAGGCGGGCGCACGCCGCGCTGCGGCACCGCGCGTTCGTCACCGAGCAGGAGCTCTTTGCGCGCACGGATCGCGACGTGGCCGATGACGACCCGCGCACGCTGGTGCTGGTGGCCAGGGCGGCGGACGGGTCCGTACTCGGGGGTGTCCGGCTCGGTCCGGCCGACGCAGGCGGCGCCGACGTCGGCTGGTGGAGCGGCTCGCGGCTCGTCGCCGCTCCGGGCGCGCCGCGCGGCGTCGGGCCGGCGCTGGTGCGGGCGGCGTGCGCGAGCGCCGAGGCCGCGGGTGTGCTGCGCTTCGACGCCACCGTGCAGGACCGGTACGAGCGGATGTTCACGCGGCTCGGCTGGCGCCGAACCGGCACCGTCTCGGTGGGTGGGCGGCCGCACGCGGCGATGACCTGGCCGGTCGGGCGGCTCGCCGCGCTGGCCCGCGCCACCAAGGGACCGCTGGGTGGGCTGCTCGCCGGCATGCACCTGGGCGGTGCGGGCTTCATCGGGGACGACGGCGCCCCCGTGCCCGGCACCGACGTCGTGGCGGCGTGCGACGCGATCCTGCCGTCGATGGTCGAGCGCGATCCCGAGTGGGCGGGCTGGTGCGGGGTGCTCGTCAACGTCAACGACCTGTCCGCGATGGGTGCCGCGCCGGTCGGCCTGCTCGACGCGGTGGCAGGCCGGGACGCGTCGTTCACGGCGCGGGTGCTGGCCGGGCTGCGCGCGGCGAGCGCGGCATGGGGTGTGCCGGTGCTCGGCGGGCACACCCAGCTCGGCGTGCCCGCGGCGCTCACGGTCACGGCACTGGGACGCACCGCCCGGCCGGTCCCGGCAGGCGGCGGACGACCCGGTCACGCCGTGCGGCTCACCGCCGACCTCGGCGGTGGCTGGCGGCGGGGCCACACCGGCCGCCAGTGGGACTCGACGACCACTCGCACGCCCGATGAGCTGCAGCTCATCGGCTCGGCCGTCGCCCGCACCGCACCCGCGGCGGCGAAGGACGTGAGCATGGCCGGGCTCGTCGGCACGCTCGGGATGCTCGCCGAGGCCTGCGGCTGCGGCGCCGTGCTCGACGTCGCCGCCGTGCCCCGCCCGGCGGCGGCCGCCGTCGGGGACTGGCTCACCTGCTTCCCCGGCTCCGCCTTCCTCACCACCGACGCCCCGGGCCGCGCCGTCGCGCCAGCCGGCCCGGCCACCACCGCCACGTGCGGTGAGCTCGTACCCGGCGGCGGCGTGACGCTGCGCTGGCCGGACGGCTCGCTCACCCCCGCGCTACCCGAGCCGGTCACCGGGCTCGGCCCCGCGACAGGAGACCCCACATGACAACGCTCACGGCCGTCGCCGCGCCGTTCGGGCGCGATCTCGATGCCTGCTTCGCCCGGATCGACGGGCTGCTCACCGACGCCCGGGAGCGCGGCGTGCACCTGCTCGCGCTCCCCGAGGCCACGCTCGGCGGCTACCTCGCCGACCTCGGCGAGCACGGCGTCGAGCGGGTGCTCCCCCGCCACGCCCAGCCGCCCGCCCTCGACCTCGACGGGCCCGAGATCGCCCGGCTGGCCCGGATGGCGGGCGACACGGTCGTCACCGCCGGGTTCTGCGAGTCCGACGGCGCGTCGCGCTACAACACGGTCGTCGCGGTGACCGGCGACGGCGTGCTCGGCGTGCACCGCAAGGTGCACCAGCCGCTCGGCGAGTCCAACAGCTACGCGGCCGGGGACTCGTTCCGCGCGTTCGACTCGCCGGTGGGCCGGCTGGGCATGCTGATCTGCTACGACAAGGCCTTCCCCGAGGCCGCCCGCACCCTCGCCCTGGATGGTGCCGAGATCATCGTCTGCGTGTCGGCGTGGCCCGCCGCCCGCACGGCCGCGAGCCCCGACCTCGCCGAGGACCGCTGGACCCACCGCTTCGACCTGTTCGACCGCGCCCGCGCGCTGGAGAACCAGGTGGTGTGGGTGGCGTCCAACCAGTCGGGCACGTTCGGGTCGTTGCGGTTCGTGTCCAGTGCGAAGGTCGTCGGCCCCGGGGGCGAGGTGCTGGCCACCACCGGCGTCGAGCCGGGGACGGCGATCGCCGAGGTGGACGTGCCCGCGGTGCTCGCAGGCGCCCGGCGGGCGATGGCGCACCTGCGTGACCGCAGGCCCGAGACCTACGGAGTGCCGACCGGTGTCTGAGTCGACCACGGAGCTCACGAGCTGGGGGACACCCCGCGTCCCGTTCCCCGCGCGGGTCCCGGTGGCCGTCGTCGGCGCCGGTCAGGCCGGGCTCGCCATGTCCTGGTGCCTGCGGAGGGAGGGGATCGCACACGTCGTGCTGGAGCGCGACACGATCGCGCACGAGTGGTCCGATGCCCGCTGGGACAGCTTCTGCCTGGTCACGCCGAACTGGCAGTGCCGGCTGCCGGGGTGGCCCTACCGCGGTGACGACCCGGACGGATTCATGGTCCGCGACGAGATCGTCGCCTACGTGCGCGGCTACGCCGCCTCGTTCGACCCGCCCGTCCTCGAGCACACCCCCGTCGAGCAGCTGGAGCCCGGCCCCGACGGCGGGTTCGTCCTCACGACCCCCGCCGGGACGCTCACGGCGGGCCGGGTGGTGCTCGCCACCGGCGGCTACCACCGTCCCGTCGTGCCCGGATGGGCCGAGCGGCTGCCCGAGCGGATCGTGCAGGTGCACTCCGCGCGCTACCGCAGCCCGCAGCAGCTCCCGCCGGGTGAGGTGCTCGTGGTCGGCAGCGGGCAGTCCGGCGCGCAGATCGCCGAGGACCTGCACCTCGCCGGCCGCACCGTGCACCTCGCAGTGGGGCGCGCACCCCGGATCGCCCGCTTCTACCGCGGCCGGGACATGGTGGCGTGGCTGCACGACATGGGCCACTACGACATGCCCGTCGAGCAGCACCGCGACGGCGAGGCGGCCCGGCTGGGCACCAACCACTACGTCACCGGCCGCGACGGCGGGCGCGACATCGACCTGCGCGCGTTCGCCCGCGACGGCATGCACCTCTACGGCCGGCTCGCCGGGGTGCACCGGGGCACGCTCACCTTCGCCGACGACCTCGCCGCCGATCTCGACGCCGCGGACCGCGTCAGCGAGAACGCGAAGGACCTGGTGGACCGGCACGTCGCCGCGGAGGGCATCGCCGCGCCCACCGAACCGCGCTACGAGCCGGTGTGGGCGCCCGGCCCGGACCACCCGACCACGCTCGACGCCGAGCGGATCGGCGCGGTCGTCTGGTGCACGGGGTTCCGCAGCGACTGGGGTTGGGTGCGCGTGCCCGCCTTCGACGGGCGCGGCTACCCCACCCACTCCCGGGGCGTCACCAGCGTGCCCGGGCTGTCGGTTCTCGGCCTGCCGTGGCTGCACACTTGGGGATCGGGTCGCTTCTCCGGGATCGCCCGCGACGCCGAGCACCTCGCGGAGCACATCGCCGCCGAACTGCAGCCGGCACTGGCGGCGGCCGGATGAAGGTCGCGGCCGTCGCGGCGCACTTCGGCCGCGACGTCGACCAGTGCGTCACGAAGATCGAGCTGATCGTCTCGGCGGCCGCTTCGCAGGACGTGGAGCTGCTGGTCTTCCCGGACGCGACGATCGGCGGCTACCTCGGCACGTTCGCCGGCACCGACGAGACCGGCCTGCCGCCGGTGCTCACCGAGGACTCCCCCGAGCTGAAGCGGGTGGCCGCCGCGGCCGGGGACATGGTGGTGTGCCTCGGCTACCGGGAGTTCGCCCCGGGCCTGCCGTACAACGCCTCGGTGTGCCTCACCGGCGACGGCGTGCTCGGCAGGCACCGGAAGGTGCACCAGCCGGCCGGGGAGGCGAGCGTGTACCGGGCGGGCGAGGGGTTCGCGGCGTTCGACACGCCCGTCGGGCGGCTGGGCATGCTGATCGACTACGACAAGACGTTCCCCGAGGCCGCCCGCACCCTGGCGGCCGACGGCGCGCTGGTGATCGCGTGCCTCTCGGCGTGGCCGGCGAGCCTCACCAACCGCGCCCCGCGGCTGGTGCAGGACCGCCAGACCCGGCTGTTCGACCTCTACGAC
This window harbors:
- a CDS encoding MSMEG_0568 family radical SAM protein: MTGIPTRPSTRVDVAILGVRVDAPVSRRAGAGPSDDGHVVLAGRATALPINPASPYTISGGRLLLDGADLGLDAEPVRRPRFYDLATADGVPYERLARLHGRDVLATTVVQTCIRYAEDQRCRFCAIEASLEAGSTTAVKSPAQLAEVAEAAVRLDGVGQMVMTTGTTNGRDRGARHLARCVRAVLDAVPGLPIQVQCEPPAPDDLAAIRELHDAGATAIGIHVESLDDTVRRRWMPGKATVPLPQYEAAWDEAVRVFGANRVSTYLLVGLGEDPDDLVHGALRLADRGVYPFVVPYRPLAGTLAAADGAGPPDPLVLEDVTRRVAAGLRARGMYGADQGAGCAACGACSALQAAGA
- a CDS encoding (2,3-dihydroxybenzoyl)adenylate synthase, whose amino-acid sequence is MVRDGVVPWPEEFARRYVAAGFWQGRALGELLREAAESRPDSVALVDGGLRLTHAGLADRADAMAARLVGLGLGPGDRIVVQLPNTWEFVVLTLACLRAGIVPVMALPAHRRAELAHLAGHAEAAAIAVPDRLRDFDHQSLAAQLVAEVPALRHVLVAGDEIAAGHHDLRALGAPGPGWSGPHPDSRDVAVFLLSGGTTGLPKLIARTHDDYAYNALASAQVCGFDAGTVYLVSLPAGHNFPLACPGILGTLLSGGRVVMLPSPEPVRAFATIAAEGVTHTAVVPAVAGRWLEHAAEHGPLASLRVLQVGGARLADELARRVRPVLGATLQQVFGMAEGLLNYTRLDDPEEIICTTQGRPLSPDDEVRLVDELDEDVPDGEPGSLLTRGPYTPRGYYRAPEQNARAFTADGWYRSGDICRRTPDGYLIVEGRDKDMINRGGEKISAEEVENLVYQLPAVSQVAAVAMPDAVLGERVCVFVVPRPGAAVTLDEVRDAMDAAGVARFKLPERLELVDELPTTKVGKIDKKALRAAVAARVEYGRRPP
- a CDS encoding PaaX family transcriptional regulator — translated: MKARSLVFDLFGDYLRFRGGEVRLRALAALMACFDVPEPTVRVVAARLRKEGWLDSRRDGRETVYVLTDTAWRLLDEGRSRIFDRTTGPWDGQWHTVIYQVPETERALREGLRKQLAWLGFGPLAPSVWISSHDRTAGVRTHLAGHASVRLDILRSRSEGPAADRDMASRAWDLAGLDRDYAVLLDAYRPRLGAYRRGLPGREALVARMQLVHDYRRFPFRDPDLPPELLPEGWSGRAAHEVFLEAHGLLRAPAEVFVDGVLGELAQAS
- a CDS encoding amidohydrolase family protein, with product MTSRSPGRVHDAHRHIGVLPAHPFYGGPPVNPDTTARATIDELLADLDREGVERALVLPNYGVPDPGTSFALNDLVIEAAQRDDRILAGLWTSPRPQDAAATAKALALAAEPGVAVLKLSFLLGGRAGDETCRPQLDAIFAAARAHGLVVHVHTSPGAASDVDEIGLLVDRYADDVPLHLVHLGGGMSGHIKLIGHRFFDWIAAGKRVYTDTSWAIGFAPRWLAAEIERRGIGADRVLFASDQPWGDFAGEHARLAAATGDGELAELAFSRNFEALHGLG
- a CDS encoding FAD-dependent monooxygenase, with translation MRVAVAGGGPGGLFLAALIRKRDPSIEVTVFERNRADDTFGFGVVFSDRTLAGIVEADPVLREALDSRGRHWDAIEVRLKGERIRCGGNGMAAIVRRTLLGLLQDRARGLGADLRFSTEVALADLDGYDLVVAADGTGSQLRTALEPAFGSTVDTATAKFIWFGTDYQFDGLTFVHERGPHGVFAVHGYPITSTAAGADVSTFIVETDEASWRAAGLDEFDVSQPPGPSDEKTRAYLEEVFAEQIEGHKLLVNNSRWGNFRTRRTARWTTLEPRPVALLGDAAHTAHFSVGSGTKMAMEDAVALAQALTTHTGDLPAALAAYEAAARPSVDAVQGSARPSLSWWEHFGRYHDAFEPWQFAYHFLSRSITDARLARRDPGFVASTHWAWVQRYGAEPLDTPLAAGGTTFPGRLLTEVPAGAAHVEAPADESGLPAARARVREVIDGGAALVAVHGGAAFTRTLVCEEIRLVHGRTAVLVDGEADALTVVLSGRADAVVTADTEVRDGP
- a CDS encoding alpha/beta fold hydrolase, producing MTTFVLIHGAGDSGWYWHLVEAELRARGHDVVAPDLPGDDESATLTDYADSVVDAVDGKRDLVVVGQSFGAFTAPLVADRLPVDVLVLVAGMIPAPGEPPDDWWRNSGYRSAVEEQAARDGGLTGSPDPYVSFYHDVPRELADEALARERAHPSPASTAAPWPLEAWPDVPTRFVLGTADRFFPPDLFRRLAHERLGIVPDEIASGHCPALSRPKELADLFERYAESTRRNHP
- a CDS encoding PPOX class F420-dependent oxidoreductase, translated to MSDDEWREFVTEGSRLGNAAICRSNGLPHVTPICFIIEGDQLIFTTHPGSVKGRSIARDGRVAVSVSDDAHPYRFAMLEGEAALSDDPDDFLRVGMAIGRRYMPSQDPEEFSRSLASAGFAVARVHITNVIAHRDLG
- a CDS encoding MSMEG_0572/Sll0783 family nitrogen starvation response protein: MTQTAPATTGTPLISDEELKANQLASLNEIPHPSLPAGSSLYGSTKIFPDYQAGEGECYFTLVHGIAHESSVSFVAILQALRALRKGFESVLYFYGPAAMNAMATRGFPTTGESAFPGEHNINTQIERFIAEGGTVYVCRFGLSLHGLREEDLIAGCIPCHPLDVQDALIHYARKGAIINSTYNL